The DNA window GCCGCGCGGCCGAGAAACGACCTCGCCGCGCCGTCGCCCGCCGTTCTCCCCGTCGCCCACGCCCACTGGAAGTTGAAGCCCCCGATCGGACCGATGGCATCGAGGATCTCCCCGGCGAGGAAGAGGCCTGAGACGAGCCGGCTCGCGCCGCTGCCGGGGTCGACCTCCTCCAGAGCCACGCCGCCGGCCGTCACCTCCGCGGTGCGATAGCCCTCGGTCCCCTCGACCGGGAGCGGGAAAGCGGTGAGAGCGCGGACGACCTCGTGCCGCGCCTCGCGCGTGAGTCGGTGGAGCGGCACGTCGCCCGCGACACCCGCCTCGCCGAGAACGAGGGCGGCGACGCGATCCGGCAGCGATCGCCGCAGGACGCCCATGACGGAGCCGGAGCCGGAGTGGGCTCGGAGGGCCGCGTCCCACTCCTCGGCGCTTCCGCCGAACGACACCGTCACGACGAAGGGCCTGCCTTCGGTGAGTGCCCGCGAGGCGACGTGCGACACGTCGAGGACGGCCGGGCCGCTCCAGCCCTTGTGGGTGAAGAGGAACCCGCCGCGGGTCGTGACCGACTCGCCGCCGCTCGTGGCAGTGACGGCGACCTCGAAAGAGACCCCGGAGAGCGCCGCGTGGGCGGGCGATGAGCCCGTGAGCGGAACGAGGGCGGGGCAGAGAGGCCGAATCGTGTGGCCGAAGAGGCGGCCCAATCGAACCCGGCCGCGTCCGCTCCGCCGGCGAGGACCGATCGGCCTCCGGTCGCGAGGACGACGCGGGAGGCGGAGAGGGAGTCCCCGTCGAGACGGACGTCGAAGCCGCCGCCCTCCCCGAGCGAAACCTCTCGCACGGGCATCGAGGCCCGCACCTCGGCCCCGGCAGCCCTCGCGTGCACGACGAGCGCATCGCGCACGTCCCGGGCCCGGTTCGACGGCGGGTAGAGCTTCGCCGAGTCCGGCTCTTCGCGAAGGGGCCCTCCGAGGATCTCCTCGAAGAAGGCGCGCTGCCCGGAGAGCGGAAAGCGGTCGAGATAACGGTCGACGAGCCGGCGCGGCGAGGAGGAGACGAAACGCGCCCGCGCCTCGCTCAGCGGGAGGACGTTACAGTGGCCGCCCCCGGAGACCAGGATCTTCCTCCCCGGCTCGCGCGCCGCCTCGAGGACGACGACCGGCGCGTCGCTTCCCGCTTCCCGCAGGCGGGCCGCAGCCGACGCGGCGGCGAGAAGCCCCGCGGCCCCGCCGCCGACGATCACGATCCCCGCCTCCATCGCGGAGATAATGCAGCCTCCCGGAACCGGGTCGCATGACAAATCTCGTTCGCCGCTGCGTTTACACGCTTCACTTCGTCGCCGCGTCGATCGTGGGAGGCCTCCTTCTTCCCGTCATCTCCGCCGCGGCGCTCACGATCGCCCTCGTCCGCGGGCCGAAGGGGCACGCCGCCGTCTTCGCCGCCCGAACCTACTCGCGGGTCATGCAGAGGGTCCTCGGCTGGAGGATCGAGGCCGAGGGGGTCGAGCGACTCGCGAGTATCAGCCCTTCGGTTGTCATGGTCCGCCACCAGTCGAACCTCGACGTCATCGTGGTGGGAGAGGTCTTCCCACCCGGCGCCATCGCCATCGGCAAGAAGCAGCTGGAGTGGATCCCGCTCTTCGGCTGGCTCTGGAGGGCGACGGGAAACATCCTGATCGACCGCCGGAACACGGCGGTCGCGATGGAGTCGATTCGCCGCGCGGCCGAGTCCGCGAAAGCGGTGGGAGTCTCCGTCTGGGTCGCGCCCGAGGGACATCGGAACATGGGTGCCGAGATGCTGCCATTCAAGAAGGGGGTCTTCCACCTGGCCCTCGGCGCTCAGTTCCCGATCCTCCCGCTCGCCGTCAGTCCGCTCTCGGCGGTCCTCGACGCACGCCGCTGGATCCTCCGACCCGGGACGATCCGCCTGCGCGTCCTCCCGCCCGTGCCGACCGCGGGCCTCGGCCCCGGGGACCTCGACGAGCTGATGGCACGGGTCCGCTCGGATCTGGCGAATGCGCAGCGCGAGCTCGCACCTGGCGCGGGCGAACCCATTCTCCCGTCGCCACGCGGCGCATCCGTCGAAGGGGCCCGCGCGTGAGGGGTCCGGTTCGCAGGGCCTTCGCGCGGGTCCACTTCCTCCTCGCCTGTCTCCTCGGTGTGCTCTCATTCGTCGCCGTGTCCGTCGGCGGCCTTCTCTACGTCGCCGTGCGCCCACGCGGCAATGCCTCGTTCCAGCTTTCCCGGAGCTTCCACTGGATCATGGTGACGCTCCTCGGCTGGCGGGTGACGGTGGACAATCGCGGCCGCCTCGCAGAATCGGCACCGGCTGTCCTCATGGCGACCCACAAGTCGAATCTCGACATCGTCGTCTACGGTGGGCTCTTCCCGAGGCGGGCCGTCGTCATCGGGAAGAAGGAGATCGAGAAGATCCCGGTCTTCGGCTGGTTCTTCCGGGCGGCCGGGAACATCCTCCTCGACCGCAGGGACCTGGCGAGCGCCATCGCGTCCATCGCAGCCGCCGCCGCGCGGGTGAGGGCGGAGCGGATCTCCGTCTGGGTCTTTCCGGAAGGGCACCGCAACGGGGCCCGACGCTCCTGCCGTTCAAGAAGGGATCGTTCCACCTCGCGATCGCGGCGCAGGTCCCTATCGTTCCGATCGTCTGCACGCCCCTCCACGACCTCCTCGACGGGCACCGCCTCCTCGTCTTCCCGGGGCGGATCCGGCTCCGGGTCCTCCCTCCGATTCCGACCGAGGGGCTGGGGGAGGAAGACCTCGAGACGCTCGTCTCGACGGTGCACGCCCGGATGCAGGAAGCGCAGGACCAGCTGGCAGCGGAAACAACGTAAGATACTTGGTTTGGTGGCTGGTCTCCCGGTGGCCGGATCGCCAGAAAAAGGACACCCGCGCATGAACGCGACGCCCCGTCCCCGCATTCGATTCGCTGCCGCCTTCGGCTTCGGCCTCGTCCACGCCGCGGCCCTGGGCGTGCTCGCCTTCGACTTCTCCTGGGAAGGGGTCGCCCTCTGCCTCGGGTCGTACTACCTCCGGATGTTCGCGATCACCGCGGGCTTCCATAGGTACTTCGCACACCGGACCTACCGGATGAACCGCTTCTGGCAGTTCGTCATGGCCTTCGTCGGCCAGACGGCGGCCCAGAAGGGGGTCCTCTGGTGGGCCGCGCACCACCGCCACCACCACCGCTTCTCCGACCAGCCCGAGGACATCCACTCGCCGGTCCAGAAGGGCTTCTGGTGGAGCCACATGGGGTGGATCCTCGCGGACGAGTACGAGGAGACGCAGTACGAGGCGATCCGCGACTTCACGAAGTTCCCAGAGCTGGTCTGGCTCGACCGGAACCAGTTCCTGGCGCCGATGCTCTACGGCCTCGGCCTCTGGCTCGCGTTCTCCTGGACCGGCCTCTTCTGGGGATTCTTCCTCTCGACGGTACTTCTCTGGCACGGGACGTTCGCCATCAACAGCGTGACGCACGTCTTCGGAAAGCGCGTCTTCGAGACGCGCGACACGAGCCGGAACAGCTTCATCCTGGCGCTCGTGACGATGGGAGAGGGGTGGCACAACAACCACCACCACTTCCAGGCCTCGGCCGCGCAGCGGTTCCTCTGGTGGCAGGTCGACCCGAGCCTCTACCTCATCCGCCTCGGCCGGCTGCTCGGGATCGCCAGGGACGTTCGCCCCGTACCCGACAAGATCGCCGGCCTCGCCCGGGAGCGAGCCGTCTGGCACTTCTCGTCCCGGACCTTCGAGAGGGCGCGGGATGCGTTCGACACGGCGCAGGCGGCCTGGGACGCCCGAGCCGAGCAGCTCTCGGCCCGCTGGGCCGAGAGCCGCGAGACGGCTCTGGCCTCGGCCTCGAGCCGGCTCGCCGAGCTCGAGGCCTCCCGCCTGCGCGCCGCCGTGCAGCTCGAGAAGCTCAAGGCCGACTACGCCGCAGCCCTCGCCGCCGCCGCGGCCGGCACGCGCCTGCGCGGCCAGCGCGCGAAGGCACTCGCCGAGATCCGCGTCGAGGAGCTCCGCGTCGAGATCGAGAGAACCCGCAGGAGCCTCGTCGAGGCGCTGGAGCGGCTCGTCGAGACGTCGGGCATGGGCGAAGGGCTCCCCTCGCCGGCCTGAGCGCCCGCGAGGAGACGAGGACCCGGCCCGGGATATGGGACCGGGAGCGGAAGACGACGGATCTCTTCAGCGGCTCGCGCCGAGGAAGACGGCCCCGTCGCCCGAGCCCTGGCCCGGCTCCGCGCCGTCGTTGACCGTGGCGTAGGAGACGACGGGCGCGGCCGGGGAGCCGCTCCCCACGTGTATCCAGCCCTCCGTGAGCCCCGGCGCGAGGCTCGAGAAGACCGAGCTCAGCTGCGTCCACTCCGACGTTCGGAGGTCGAGGTCCTTCTTCGCCGCAACCCGCCCTTCGGCGTCGAAGAGCCGGAGTCGGACCTCGGCGCGGATCCCCGGGTCGTTCTCGGGGACGACGATCGTGAGGTTCGTGCGCGAGACGCCGTCCTGGACTGCCGGGGCGAAGAGGCGCGCCGTGCGGATCCAGCCGTTCGACGTCGAGGCCACGGTGGCGACTCCGTCGCGCCCCCCCGGACCGCGGGTCCTCGTGCGGGCGAAGGCCACGACGCCCGCGAGCGTGCTCCCCGAGACGAGCGGCCGCCGCACCTCGCGCCCTCCCGGCCCCCCTTCGGCAGGGGCGCCGACATGCTCCAGGACGTTCGGGATTCGCACTGAGCCCCGTGCGGGGACGTCGACGATCGCACGTCTTTCCTCCCCCGCCCACCCCGCCCCGGAAGAACCGCAGCTCGACGGCGCGCGGCTCGGCGGCCGCGTTGAAGAGGAGAAGCTCGGTCTCGTAGCGGTCGGTCGAGAGCGCGACCGGAACGAGGAGTGCGGGGCGGTAC is part of the Holophagales bacterium genome and encodes:
- a CDS encoding 1-acyl-sn-glycerol-3-phosphate acyltransferase, with amino-acid sequence MRGPVRRAFARVHFLLACLLGVLSFVAVSVGGLLYVAVRPRGNASFQLSRSFHWIMVTLLGWRVTVDNRGRLAESAPAVLMATHKSNLDIVVYGGLFPRRAVVIGKKEIEKIPVFGWFFRAAGNILLDRRDLASAIASIAAAAARVRAERISVWVFPEGHRNGARRSCRSRRDRSTSRSRRRSLSFRSSARPSTTSSTGTASSSSRGGSGSGSSLRFRPRGWGRKTSRRSSRRCTPGCRKRRTSWQRKQRKILGLVAGLPVAGSPEKGHPRMNATPRPRIRFAAAFGFGLVHAAALGVLAFDFSWEGVALCLGSYYLRMFAITAGFHRYFAHRTYRMNRFWQFVMAFVGQTAAQKGVLWWAAHHRHHHRFSDQPEDIHSPVQKGFWWSHMGWILADEYEETQYEAIRDFTKFPELVWLDRNQFLAPMLYGLGLWLAFSWTGLFWGFFLSTVLLWHGTFAINSVTHVFGKRVFETRDTSRNSFILALVTMGEGWHNNHHHFQASAAQRFLWWQVDPSLYLIRLGRLLGIARDVRPVPDKIAGLARERAVWHFSSRTFERARDAFDTAQAAWDARAEQLSARWAESRETALASASSRLAELEASRLRAAVQLEKLKADYAAALAAAAAGTRLRGQRAKALAEIRVEELRVEIERTRRSLVEALERLVETSGMGEGLPSPA
- a CDS encoding 1-acyl-sn-glycerol-3-phosphate acyltransferase, whose product is MTNLVRRCVYTLHFVAASIVGGLLLPVISAAALTIALVRGPKGHAAVFAARTYSRVMQRVLGWRIEAEGVERLASISPSVVMVRHQSNLDVIVVGEVFPPGAIAIGKKQLEWIPLFGWLWRATGNILIDRRNTAVAMESIRRAAESAKAVGVSVWVAPEGHRNMGAEMLPFKKGVFHLALGAQFPILPLAVSPLSAVLDARRWILRPGTIRLRVLPPVPTAGLGPGDLDELMARVRSDLANAQRELAPGAGEPILPSPRGASVEGARA
- a CDS encoding NAD(P)/FAD-dependent oxidoreductase, translating into MEAGIVIVGGGAAGLLAAASAAARLREAGSDAPVVVLEAAREPGRKILVSGGGHCNVLPLSEARARFVSSSPRRLVDRYLDRFPLSGQRAFFEEILGGPLREEPDSAKLYPPSNRARDVRDALVVHARAAGAEVRASMPVREVSLGEGGGFDVRLDGDSLSASRVVLATGGRSVLAGGADAAGFDWAASSATRFGLSAPPSFRSRAHRPPTRRSPGSLSRSPSLPRAAASRSRPAAGSSSPTRAGAARPSSTCRTSPRGHSPKAGPSS